From Brassica oleracea var. oleracea cultivar TO1000 chromosome C3, BOL, whole genome shotgun sequence, a single genomic window includes:
- the LOC106332291 gene encoding 60S ribosomal protein L36a, translated as MVNIPKTKKTYCKNKECKKHTLHKVTQYKKGKDSLAAQGKRRYDRKQSGYGGQTKPVFHKKAKTTKKIVLRLQCQTCKHFSQHSIKRCKHFEIGGDKKGKGTSLF; from the exons ATG GTGAACATTCCTAAGACTAAGAAGACTTACTGTAAGAACAAGGAATGCAAGAAGCACACTTTGCACAAGGTGACCCAGTACAAGAAGGGTAAAGACAGTCTTGCTGCCCAAGGAAAGCGTCGTTATGACCGCAAGCAATCTGGATATGGTGGTCAGACCAAACCCGTCTTCCACAAGAAG GCTAAGACAACCAAGAAGATTGTGCTGAGGCTCCAGTGCCAAACCTGCAAGCATTTCTCTCAACACTCAATTAAG AGGTGCAAGCATTTTGAGATTGGTGGAGACAAGAAGGGAAAAGGAACATCCCTCTTTTAA
- the LOC106334300 gene encoding uncharacterized protein LOC106334300, with product MANECGGIGPGSILAIVVVAMMLLFVPLMIGPVAPPTPPLILVFPIVLLFVFLYLHFTSK from the coding sequence ATGGCGAATGAATGTGGTGGAATCGGACCGGGTTCGATCTTGGCGATTGTGGTCGTTGCGATGATGTTACTGTTCGTTCCTTTGATGATTGGACCGGTGGCTCCACCAACTCCTCCACTTATCTTGGTGTTTCCGATCGTCTTGCTCTTTGTGTTTCTCTATCTTCATTTTACTTCCAAGTGA
- the LOC106328305 gene encoding uncharacterized protein LOC106328305, translated as MSAASSTRRRLKDMNTGNGENQSSGKKPSRSVTPLPISTTLQKSSSSKENPKPTHRPSFGSTQKPVLRQVPRIDKSAAKGVGDGEGRVTRSKSSGIRGRSSSPSDLIRVFSDLRKRNESRVQSDQDKSCDRVCEETGEESKSKTNPSSSKLDGSVPKADALLGFGEKSDCKAEKIVKGTSGGLRRKSIDNVGKAMEGSSSVATTKYQSKLHEKLAFLEGKVKKIASDIKKTKDMLDLNNQDSSQGMISDLHQKITGIEKSMIHVVGGSEEGKNKAARAKASVKGLNKEELEDRLFPHQRLLRSRTQYKTASQVSKGQGFGESSSKAVNVEVKPSGLVEENPIALEFLASLDKEKVTLGSDDQNVMDNLEVQEMDTEEASKENNPSKDVNLTSNLAEILRADEDLEEIDEEEKRDEMELEEIENECMYQLNDIGSKTSTGGWFVSEGEAVILAHDDGSCSYYDVANCEVKSVYYPPEDISPNTWRDCWVVRAPGADGCSGRYVVAASAGNTMESGFCSWDFYTKDIKALHIEDGSSRVPRTALAPLSNNTSHGRNTLACSLSPEAQQWWYRPCGPLIASTASFQSVVKVFDIRDGEQIMRWEVQNCVSGLDHSSPLQWRNRGKLVIAETETISVWDVNSLHPESLLTISSSGRKISAFHINNTDAEVGGGVRQRASSMDAEGNDGVFCTTDSINIMDFRNPSGIGAKIPKLGVNAQCVSSRGDSVFVGTNPKSSSAKKPVGYSSQVLQFSLRKQRLVSTYNLPDSNTHSHHSAITQVWGNSNFVMATSGMGLFVFDTSKEETSIGGDSGTVKEVIGPNDMYCPSFDYASSRVLLISRDRPALWRHIL; from the exons ATGTCAGCAGCTTCATCGACTCGCCGCCGTCTGAAAGATATGAACACCGGCAACGGAGAAAACCAATCTTCCGGTAAAAAGCCTTCGAGGTCTGTAACTCCACTTCCTATCTCCACCACTCTCCAGAAATCATCATCGAGCAAAGAGAACCCAAAGCCTACTCACCGTCCGTCATTTGGATCCACGCAGAAGCCTGTGCTCCGGCAAGTCCCGCGGATCGATAAGTCCGCCGCGAAAGGTGTCGGTGATGGCGAGGGTCGGGTCACTCGATCCAAGTCTTCGGGGATACGAGGTAGGAGCTCTAGCCCGTCTGATCTAATTAGGGTTTTCTCGGATTTGAGAAAGAGGAACGAATCTAGGGTTCAATCAGATCAGGATAAGAGCTGTGATAGGGTTTGCGAGGAGACAGGTGAAGAGAGTAAAAGTAAGACGAATCCGAGCTCAAGCAAACTCGATGGTTCTGTTCCAAAGGCAGATGCTTTGCTTGGTTTTGGGGAAAAATCTGATTGTAAAGCTGAGAAGATTGTGAAAGGTACTAGTGGAGGGTTAAGAAGGAAGTCTATTGATAACGTTGGGAAGGCGATGGAGGGAAGCAGCAGTGTTGCTACTACTAAGTACCAAAGCAAGCTACACGAGAAGCTCGCTTTTCTCGAAGGAAAGGTTAAGAAGATTGCTTCCGATATCAAGAAGACAAAGGACATGCTTGATTTGAATAATCAGGACTCGTCTCAGGGTATGATCTCTGATTTACATCAGAAGATCACTGGGATTGAGAAGTCTATGATTCATGTTGTTGGAGGTTCAGAGGAAGGGAAAAACAAGGCTGCCAGAGCGAAAGCTTCGGTGAAAGGGTTGAACAAGGAGGAGCTCGAAGACAGGCTCTTTCCTCACCAGAGGTTGCTAAGGAGCAGAACTCAGTACAAGACAGCGTCACAAGTCTCAAAAGGTCAAGGCTTTGGTGAGTCTTCTAGCAAGGCGGTAAATGTTGAAGTGAAGCCCTCGGGTCTTGTTGAGGAGAATCCAATAGCTCTAGAGTTCTTGGCCTCGCTTGACAAGGAAAAAGTCACATTAGGGAGTGATGATCAGAATGTGATGGATAATCTGGAAGTGCAGGAGATGGATACAGAGGAAGCGTCGAAGGAAAACAATCCTTCAAAAGACGTCAATCTGACTTCCAACTTAGCTGAAATCCTCAGAGCAGACGAAGACCTTGAGGAAATTGATGAGGAAGAAAAAAGAGATGAGATGGAGCTGGAAGAGATAGAGAATGAATGTATGTACCAACTTAATGACATTGGATCCAAAACTTCCACTGGAGGGTGGTTTGTTTCAGAGGGCGAGGCTGTTATACTCGCTCATGATGACGGCTCATGTTCGTATTACGACGTTGCTAATTGTGAG GTAAAATCCGTGTACTATCCTCCAGAAGACATCTCACCAAACACTTGGAGAGATTGCTGGGTGGTTCGTGCACCGGGTGCAGATGGCTGCTCAGGCAGATATGTTGTAGCTGCTTCTGCTGGCAATACGATGGAGTCTGGATTTTGTTCATGGGATTTCTACACCAAAGACATAAAGGCACTCCACATTGAGGACGGATCTTCAAGAGTTCCAAGGACTGCTCTGGCTCCTTTATCCAACAACACATCCCATGGAAGGAACACTCTGGCTTGTTCATTGTCACCAGAAGCTCAACAATGGTGGTACAGACCATGCGGTCCTCTCATAGCTTCAACTGCTAGTTTCCAAAGCGTAGTTAAGGTTTTTGACATCCGAGATGGGGAACAAATCATGAGATGGGAAGTGCAGAATTGTGTGTCAGGTTTAGATCACTCAAGCCCTTTGCAGTGGAGAAACCGAGGAAAGCTTGTCATAGCAGAAACAGAAACGATTTCTGTTTGGGATGTCAACTCCCTTCACCCTGAATCCCTGCTCACCATTTCCTCTTCAGGGCGAAAAATCTCAGCGTTTCATATCAACAACACAGATGCTGAAGTTGGGGGAGGTGTTCGTCAAAG AGCAAGTTCCATGGACGCTGAAGGCAACGATGGAGTTTTCTGCACTACTGATTCAATCAACATCATGGACTTCCGTAATCCATCTGGCATTGGCGCTAAAATCCCCAAGCTCGGTGTTAATGCACAGTGTGTATCATCTAGAGGAGATTCAGTATTTGTTGGAACCAATCCGAAATCATCATCTGCTAAGAAGCCAGTGGGTTATTCCTCTCAAGTGCTGCAATTCTCTTTAAGGAAACAGCGTCTGGTGAGCACTTACAACCTGCCTGACTCAAACACTCACTCGCACCACTCTGCAATAACCCAAGTCTGGGGAAATTCAAACTTTGTCATGGCTACTTCTGGTATGGGGCTTTTCGTGTTTGATACTTCAAAAGAAGAGACCTCGATAGGTGGTGACAGTGGAACCGTAAAAGAGGTTATTGGTCCAAACGATATGTACTGCCCTTCGTTTGATTATGCAAGTTCTCGTGTCCTCCTCATCTCAAGAGATCGTCCTGCTTTATGGAGGCACATCTTATAG
- the LOC106335802 gene encoding glycine-rich cell wall structural protein, whose amino-acid sequence MGRLVNGAGLLVLLCFHVFVVSNVAAREGGMSFGKDEEEKTFIGGGKGYGGGFGKAGGIGKGGGILGGGIGKGGGFGGGIGKGGGFGGGFGGGIGKGFGFEKGGGFGKGIGKGFGGGKIGHN is encoded by the coding sequence ATGGGGCGTCTCGTAAACGGAGCTGGTCTCTTGGTTTTGTTGTGTTTCCATGTCTTTGTGGTGAGTAATGTGGCTGCGAGAGAGGGTGGGATGAGCTTTGGCAAAGATGAAGAGGAGAAGACTTTCATAGGAGGTGGAAAGGGCTATGGAGGAGGTTTTGGTAAAGCTGGCGGGATAGGCAAAGGTGGAGGCATTCTTGGCGGCGGCATTGGTAAAGGCGGAGGCTTCGGTGGTGGAATAGGAAAAGGCGGTGGCTTTGGAGGAGGCTTCGGTGGAGGAATAGGCAAAGGCTTTGGCTTTGAAAAAGGTGGTGGCTTCGGCAAAGGAATAGGCAAAGGCTTTGGCGGTGGAAAGATTGGACACAACTGA
- the LOC106335801 gene encoding heterogeneous nuclear ribonucleoprotein 1 encodes MDSDQGKLFVGGISWETDEDKLREHFSSYGDVSQAIVMRDKLTGRPRGFGFVIFSDPSLLDRVLQDKHHIDSREVDVKRAMSREEQQVSGRSGNLNATRGSGGDAYNKTKKIFVGGLPPTLTDEEFRQYFEQYGPVADVVIMHDQTTSRPRGFGFVSFDSEDAVDRVLQKSFHDLNGKQVEVKRALPKDANPGGAGRAMGGGYQGFGGSEGGFDGRVDFNRYMQPQNVGNGLPSYGGSSGYGAGGGYGNGSNGAGFGGYGGYGAGAGAAYGATGMPGGGYGSSVAPRNAWDTPSAPSGYGNPGGYGNGAAQSGYGAPPAQTQYGYGGYSGSGDAGYGNQAAYGAVGGRPSVGGLNNPGGGYMGGYDPSQGGYGLGRQGQ; translated from the exons ATGGATTCAGATCAAGGAAAGCTTTTCGTGGGCGGAATCTCGTGGGAGACAGACGAAGACAAGCTAAGAGAACATTTCAGCAGCTACGGAGATGTTTCTCAGGCTATTGTCATGAGAGACAAGCTCACCGGCCGCCCTAGGGGTTTTGGTTTCGTCATCTTCTCCGATCCTTCTCTTCTCGATAGGGTTCTTCAAGACAAACATCACATTGATTCCAGAGAG GTTGATGTGAAGAGAGCAATGTCAAGAGAGGAGCAGCAAGTCTCTGGAAGAAGTGGCAACTTAAATGCAACTAGAGGCTCTGGAGGAGATGCTTACAACAAAACCAAGAAGATCTTTGTTGGAGGCTTGCCGCCTACTTTGACAGACGAAGAGTTTCGCCAATACTTTGAACAGTACGGCCCTGTGGCTGATGTTGTGATCATGCACGACCAGACTACCAGCCGTCCTCGCGGGTTTGGGTTTGTCTCCTTCGACTCTGAAGACGCCGTGGACCGTGTGCTTCAGAAGAGCTTCCATGATTTGAACGGTAAGCAAGTTGAAGTGAAGCGCGCTCTTCCTAAAGATGCTAATCCAGGTGGTGCTGGACGAGCCATGGGTGGCGGTTACCAGGGTTTTGGTGGCAGTGAAGGCGGTTTTGACGGGCGTGTGGATTTCAATAGGTATATGCAGCCTCAGAATGTAGGAAATGGTTTACCGTCTTATGGTGGTTCTTCAGGTTATGGTGCTGGTGGTGGGTATGGAAATGGTAGTAACGGTGCTGGATTTGGTGGATACGGAGGTTATGGGGCAGGTGCTGGAGCTGCATATGGAGCAACGGGGATGCCAGGTGGTGGTTATGGAAGTAGTGTTGCTCCGAGAAACGCATGGGACACTCCATCAGCTCCTAGTGGTTATGGGAACCCCGGAGGGTATGGGAATGGTGCAGCTCAAAGTGGATATGGAGCTCCTCCGGCTCAGACACAGTACGGATATGGAGGGTACAGTGGAAGTGGTGATGCTGGTTACGGTAACCAAGCTGCGTATGGTGCGGTTGGAGGGAGACCTAGTGTTGGGGGTTTGAACAATCCTGGGGGTGGCTACATGGGAGGTTATGACCCGTCACAAGGAGGGTATGGTTTGGGTCGGCAAGGTCAATAG
- the LOC106331575 gene encoding uncharacterized protein LOC106331575 yields the protein MEQLVNFIIRPPRAEYNPENDLLEQEFLLKGRWYQRKDLEVKNSRGDTLKCSHYMPVELSEDRRPLPCVVYCHGNSGCRADASEAAIVLLPSNITIFTLDFSGSGLSGGEYVTLGSNEKDDLKAVVEYLRTDVNVSLIGLWGRSMGAVTSLMYGAEDPSIAAMVLDSPFSDLVDLMMELVDTYKFPLPKFTIKFAIQYMRRAVQKKAKFDITDLNTIKVAKSCFVPVLLGHAIDDDFIHPHHSERIYEAYVGDKNIIKFEGDHNSPRPQFYFDSINIFFHNVLQPPEVAGPTTLFHPLDDYSAKGSWNTMKEVNSPPSPAQKSIAAGSTSDAINEVRMKRPMSRTEVPSSLPSNQSSSDTKEKEGSSSSSCDMISFDLSNGDPYPPNLAVALDDDQYVEFQVEDLPDFPSTAEEEERMLMEAVMKSLKEAETHQNKESSGTNTEKTEVKESNTAAAAASTTEPVSDTDSASGPTLINHHDAPSDDATLKISDSMPDTNDETIDVSARTKATVTVVGRSSTSGNGLLRRRWDLNFFKSR from the exons ATGGAGCAGCTTGTTAACTTCATTATTCGACCTCCAAG AGCTGAATACAATCCGGAAAATGATCTCTTGGAACAGGAGTTCTTGCTCAAAGGGAGATGGTACCAGAGGAAGGATTTAGAG GTAAAAAACAGCAGGGGTGATACTCTCAAGTGTAGTCATTACATGCCAGTTGAGCTTTCTGAAGATAGGCGGCCTCTACCTTGTGTAGTATACTGCCATGGAAACAG TGGATGTAGAGCTGACGCCAGTGAAGCTGCAATCGTATTACTTCCTTCAAACATCACAATTTTCACCCTTGATTTTTCGGGATCTGGTCTCTCTGGCGGAGAGTATGTCACTTTGGGTTCGAACGAA AAAGATGATCTGAAAGCGGTGGTTGAGTATTTACGCACAGATGTGAATGTCTCCCTCATTGGTTTATGGGGTCGTTCTATGGGTGCTGTCACAAG CTTGATGTATGGAGCAGAGGATCCCTCTATCGCAGCGATGGTTCTAGACAGCCCCTTCTCTGATTTGGTTGATTTGATGATGGAACTAGTTGATACATATAAGTTCCCTTTACCCAAATTCACT ATAAAATTTGCAATACAATATATGCGGAGAGCTGTTCAGAAGAAAGCCAAGTTTGACATAACAGATCTCAACACCATTAAG GTAGCGAAGTCATGTTTTGTTCCAGTTTTATTGGGACATGCCATAGACGATGACTTTATTCACCCTCATCACTCGGAGCGTATATATGAAGCATACGTA GGAGACAAAAATATAATCAAATTCGAGGGAGACCACAATTCACCGCGCCCACAGTTCTACTTTGATTCTATAAACATCTTTTTCCATAACGTTCTTCAGCCTCCAGAGGTGGCTGGGCCAACAACACTTTTTCACCCATTGGATGATTATTCTGCCAAG GGCAGTTGGAACACCATGAAAGAAGTAAATTCTCCACCATCCCCAGCACAGAAAA GTATAGCTGCGGGGAGTACCTCCGATGCAATCAACGAAGTCCGCATGAAAAGACCTATGAGTCGCACAGAG GTTCCTTCAAGCCTCCCATCTAATCAATCATCGTCAGACACGAAG GAAAAAGAGGGGTCCAGTAGTTCATCTTGTGATATGATCAGCTTCGATTTGTCAAATGGGGATCCGTATCCTCCTAATCTCGCTGTAGCTTTAGATGATGATCAATATGTGGAGTTTCAAGTAGAGGACTTGCCAGATTTTCCATCTACTGCTGAGGAAGAAGAGAGG ATGCTGATGGAAGCGGTGATGAAATCGCTGAAGGAGGCAGAAACTCATCAAAACAAAGAATCTTCCGGGACCAATACAGAGAAGACTGAAGTAAAAGAAAGTAATACTGCTGCTGCTGCTGCTTCTACTACAGAACCAGTGTCTGACACAGATTCTGCATCCGGTCCAACACTAATTAACCACCATGATGCACCATCCGATGATGCTACACTTAAAATATCGGATTCTATGCCAGACACAAATGATGAAACCATTGATGTGTCAGCACGTACAAAGGCAACAGTGACTGTGGTTGGACGTAGTAGCACATCAGGAAACGGGTTATTACGACGACGATGGGATCTTAACTTCTTCAAAAGTAGATAA